A window from Pseudoliparis swirei isolate HS2019 ecotype Mariana Trench chromosome 17, NWPU_hadal_v1, whole genome shotgun sequence encodes these proteins:
- the LOC130207577 gene encoding prominin-1-like — protein MRFCESVRGQRGQRGQGGAGAFRAAVAVLLLSLAQSAPPQTACPAAVAPKSLTQPQYQHTAEEDTSVGFMAALVQSFLHTVQPYPFPQDLILKIVKGFEMQLNQEIVKEVLVYEVGFLVCAAIGVLYIVLMPIVGFLLACCRCCGNCGGKKYQKQTSSTHCRRRTLYWTAFVTTVILLAGNICMFKSNEAIKVSVDQSQLELNKSINNIHSFLTAVPQQLDYVVNVSYVTIQNVSSNLDDIGPQLGREIKAQIRGTVDRARHSVRLLDQETVKTNLQLERLNSSLAQLQSSMDHLQANLTAIQNQINTTLSNRNCRDCNDLKPLLQTLTVDTSITPTYGVAAPLGTLADYTAYLTLRLTTYDAYLTRSRTPPD, from the exons ATGAGAttttgtgagagtgtgaggggtcagaggggtcagagggGGCAGGGCGGCGCGGGGGCGTTCAGGGCCGCGGTGGCGGTGCTGCTGCTCAGCCTAGCCCAGTCGGCCCCCCCACAGACTGCCTGTCCTGCAGCTGTGGCCCCGAAGAGCCTCACCCAGCCCCAGTACCAGCACACGGCAGAGGAGGACACCAGTGTGGGCTTCATGGCCGCTCTGGTCCAGTCCTTCCTACACACAGTCCAGCCTTACCCCTTTCCTCAAG atctAATCCTGAAAATAGTCAAGGGTTTTGAAATGCAGCTAAATCAAGAAATCGTCAAAGAA GTCCTGGTGTATGAAGTGGGGTTCCTGGTGTGTGCAGCCATTGGCGTCCTGTACATCGTTCTGATGCCTATAGTCGGTTTCTTGTTGGCATGCTGTCGCTGCTGTGGCAACTGTGGTGGGAAGAAGTACCAGAAACAGACATCCTCCACTCACTGTCGCAGAAGAACTCTCTACTGGACTGCATTCGTCACCACAGTCATtctcct GGCTGGGAACATATGCATGTTCAAAAGTAACGAAGCCATCAAAGTGAGTGTGGACCAGAGCCAACTGGAGCTTAACAAATCTATAAACAACATTCACTCCTTCCTCACTGCGGTGCCTCAG CAACTTGACTATGTGGTGAATGTGAGCTACGTCACCATACAGAATGTGTCCAGCAATCTGGACG ATATTGGACCTCAGTTGGGAAGAGAGATCAAGGCGCAAATCAGAGGAACCGTGGACCGAGCGCGGCACTCGGTGAGACTGCTGGACCAAG AGACTGTAAAGACCAACCTCCAACTGGAGCGTCTGAACTCATCTTTGGCCCAGCTGCAGTCCAGCATGGACCACCTCCAGGCCAACCTCACCGCGATTCAAAATCAAATCAATACCACTCTATCCAACCGAAACTGTCGTGACTGTAACGACCTGAAGCCTTTGCTGCAGACCCTAACGGTGGACACCTCCATAACT CCGACGTACGGCGTGGCTGCGCCGCTCGGAACTCTCGCAGACTACACAGCGTATCTGACACTGCGTCTGACAACTTACGACGCGTACTTGACACGCTCGCGAACACCACCAGATTGA
- the LOC130206998 gene encoding BLOC-2 complex member HPS6, whose product MARLVLEQLSDFGDFTGGKELMRRTSPENTNSLSQVRLSPEGRHVHVILREPQVGLVTLDKFERPDLVQNQKKLDLRSTRAVPIVDVLYLDHRDSSRDTAAVAVVYENGKAEFWKFQECKAGWHLLQTSDLCNSPRARVVSVCAWSNLLIWCEERPPSESTTALSSTRNKLRYCVCRRDFEVSEGTVALGGVKIALHNNPRFTVVGSGEFVHLLPDLKGKPPMPVSKCFLSWSPLHDSFTVGTTCKSTPLKKLSAQESDLKRLLTDCLGYLSTLEPPEIHDFSPAACGGLLLLLSTGWVCLLQKDGMLRRVFKLEDNCLVPRGTHTSLCMYQDVIAVLIGQNLHLIDVNCGRELEKITLQSEGVLYVNCAERCAPHLLLETGLFVVVSRETDSGDCGSKRKPPGLRAAESVHPEALLVEAVFEEACKYYQQRSLSSTQLTVDTLKKGGRFQAPISLAAILGSYLSAGPKGTESSRNGGDGCTAAQDQLVVSLEPELKALVSLEEVKGSLVRGNTKEVEAVCESLVEKEVSRLLSASELDGEALRYLNSLFSVFPCQLWRAAQAALQLQHNGDGSLSSRAPPDVWKAVLGPATTPSTPTGLPLTDGGLKHSSGLKGDPSAAARPARPSPPAALPVFELLCHSVFSFQPSWLPRFLELAQRQQGSAGLGLSLASSSWGFSGGTGGENSAPLYKRALCVLSGLTPDGGGRQDLEVELLLVSGRPNAILQALRILMAKQRWERVTQVAREFCKQSPLLNKEIFTTLLYEVVQHRELDPYLDLLWALCPEDLTVTTVLNLVLKNLPSPNTTPPISSSSSSSFSFSMSTKASACPAPFADAHSSQLTIGLLKPLLRKVLQRETKPSQRYADILQSPSLPPPAPPRPPAERPRSLSGPSTGSSLGNNVAPASLAETPDRLSSPHTAVPRAGGARPADPVSFP is encoded by the coding sequence ATGGCGCGGTTGGTGTTGGAGCAACTGTCCGATTTCGGGGACTTTACCGGCGGTAAAGAGCTCATGAGACGGACTAGTCCCGAGAACACAAACAGCCTGTCGCAAGTCCGCCTGAGCCCAGAGGGACGCCATGTCCATGTCATCCTCCGCGAGCCTCAGGTCGGTCTCGTGACTCTGGACAAGTTCGAAAGACCCGATCTGGTCCAGAACCAGAAGAAGCTGGATTTGCGGTCGACACGAGCCGTGCCCATCGTGGACGTGTTGTATCTGGACcaccgtgacagcagcagagacacGGCGGCCGTGGCGGTGGTTTATGAGAATGGAAAAGCGGAGTTTTGGAAATTCCAGGAGTGCAAAGCAGGCTGGCACCTCCTGCAGACATCCGATCTGTGCAACAGCCCCCGAGCCAGAGTGGTGTCCGTCTGCGCCTGGTCCAACCTCCTCATCTGGTGCGAGGAGAGGCCGCCCTCAGAGAGCACCACTGCCCTCAGCTCCACACGGAATAAGTTGAGGTACTGTGTCTGCAGACGTGACTTCGAGGTGTCTGAGGGGACCGTGGCCTTGGGAGGGGTGAAAATCGCCCTCCACAACAATCCTAGATTCACCGTGGTCGGCTCGGGTGAATTTGTACATCTTCTTCCTGATTTGAAAGGGAAGCCGCCGATGCCCGTCTCCAAATGTTTTCTCTCCTGGTCCCCTCTCCACGATTCCTTCACAGTCGGCACCACGTGCAAAAGCACCCCCCTCAAAAAGCTTTCGGCTCAAGAGTCTGACTTGAAGCGGTTGCTGACGGACTGTTTGGGATATTTATCGACTCTCGAACCACCTGAGATCCACGACTTCTCTCCCGCGGCCTGCGgaggcctgctgctgctgctcagcacCGGCTGGGTGTGTCTTCTGCAGAAAGATGGGATGCTGCGGCGGGTGTTCAAGCTGGAAGACAACTGCCTGGTCCCGCGTGGGACTCACACGAGCCTCTGCATGTACCAGGACGTCATCGCGGTGCTGATCGGCCAAAACCTGCATCTGATAGACGTGAACTGCGGCAGAGAGCTGGAAAAGATCACGCTGCAGAGCGAGGGGGTGTTGTATGTAAATTGTGCTGAAAGATGTGCACCTCACCTGCTCTTGGAAACCGGTCTTTTTGTGGTGGTGAGCAGGGAGACGGACTCCGGAGATTGCGGCTCGAAGCGGAAGCCGCCGGGTCTCAGAGCGGCGGAGAGTGTTCACCCAGAAGCCCTCCTGGTCGAGGCCGTCTTTGAGGAGGCCTGTAAATACTACCAGCAGAGGAGCCTGAGCAGCACCCAGCTCACCGTGGACACGCTGAAGAAAGGAGGGAGGTTCCAGGCGCCCATCTCTTTAGCGGCCATCCTCGGGAGCTACCTCAGCGCCGGGCCGAAAGGAACCGAGTCGTCCCGGAACGGAGGAGACGGATGCACGGCGGCACAAGACCAGCTCGTGGTCTCTCTGGAGCCTGAGCTCAAGGctctggtctctctggaggaggtgaaggggagTTTAGTGAGGGGGAACACCAAAGAGGTGGAGGCCGTGTGCGAGAGTCTCGTCGAGAAAGAAGTTTCCCGGCTGCTCTCGGCCTCCGAGCTGGACGGAGAGGCGCTGCGTTACCTCAACTCCCTGTTCAGCGTGTTCCCCTGCCAGCTGTGGCGGGCGGCGCAGGCCGCCCTGCAGCTGCAGCACAACGGGGACGGCTCTCTGTCCAGCAGGGCGCCCCCAGATGTGTGGAAAGCTGTCCTCGGTCCCGCGACGACACCCAGCACCCCGACCGGCCTCCCTTTGACAGACGGCGGGCTGAAACACAGCAGCGgcctcaaaggggaccccagtgcCGCCGCTCGGCCCGCGCGGCCCTCTCCGCCAGCGGCGCTGCCCGTGTTCGAGCTCCTCTGCCACTCGGTGTTCTCCTTCCAGCCCAGCTGGTTGCCCAGGTTCCTGGAGCTCGCCCAGCGGCAGCAGGGCTCTGCCGGCCTGGGCCTCAGCCTGGCTTCTTCCTCCTGGGGCTTCTCCGGGGGGACGGGCGGGGAGAACAGCGCGCCGCTCTACAAGCGAGCCCTGTGCGTCCTGTCCGGCCTGACCCCCGACGGAGGCGGACGCCAGGACTtggaggtggagctgctgctggtcaGTGGGCGGCCCAATGCCATCCTGCAGGCGCTAAGGATCCTCATGGCCAAGCAGCGGTGGGAGCGGGTCACCCAGGTGGCCCGGGAGTTCTGCAAACAGAGTCCGCTGCTCAACAAGGAGATCTTCACCACCCTGCTGTACGAGGTGGTTCAGCACAGAGAACTGGACCCCTACCTGGACCTGCTGTGGGCCCTGTGCCCAGAGGACCTCACGGTCACCACCGTTCTCAACTTGGTGCTGAAGAACCTCCCTTCCCCGAACACcaccccccccatctcctcctcctcctcctcctccttctccttctccatgtCCACTAAAGCCTCCGCGTGCCCTGCTCCCTTTGCAGACGCCCACAGCAGCCAGTTGACCATCGGGCTGCTGAAGCCTCTGCTGAGGAAAGTCCTTCAGAGGGAGACCAAGCCAAGCCAGCGCTACGCAGACATCCTCCAGTCTCCGTCGCTCCCCCCCCCTGCACCTCCTCGCCCGCCCGCCGAGCGGCCCAGGTCGCTCTCGGGGCCGAGCACGGGCTCCTCCCTCGGCAACAACGTGGCCCCGGCTTCTCTCGCGGAAACTCCCGACCGGCTGTCGTCCCCACACACGGCGGTCCCGAGAGCCGGGGGGGCCCGACCCGCCGACCCGGTCTCATTTCCGTAG